Genomic window (Verrucomicrobiia bacterium):
CAGCCTTCACTTCGCGGGTGTCGTCGCGGGTTGGTTGAAGTCAAAGTTCACCTTCGGCGGCGTCTCGGCGCCGGTCGTGGCGGTGAAGAAGGGGCGCTCCTTGAAGCCGAGCGCGCCGGCGTAGAACACCGTCGGTGCCGACTTGATGGTGGCGTTGTAGGTCTGCACGGCCTCGTTGAAGCGGCCGCGTTCGACAGAAATGCGGTTTTCCGTGCCTTCAAGCTGCGCTTGCAGGTCGCGAAAATTCGCGGTGGCCTTGAGGTCCGGATAGCGTTCCGCCACGACCAGCAGCCGCGAGAGCGCGGAGGACAGGCCCTGCTGCGCCCGGTCGAACTGCGCCAGCGTTGCGGCGTCGGTGGGCGCCTTGCTCGCGTCAATTTTGACCTGGCCCACGGAGGCACGCGCGGCGGTCACTTCCGTGATGGTGGATTTCTCAAAGTTGGCGGCGCCGGATACGGTGGCGACGAGGTTGGGGATGAGGTCCGCGCGGCGCTGATAAACATTCTGCACCTGCGCCCATTGCGCGTCGGTGGCGGTTTGCAGCCGGACCAGCCGGTTGTAGCTGCCAAAGGCCACCATGACGAGGAGCACTATCAGGCCGAGCACGATGCCGAGAGCGATGACGAGTTTTTTCATAACGTTGCGCCCACGGTATCGCGGCGCCGGCGGCTGACAATTACAATTACCGCCGGCAATTCAAATGGGACGCGCGGCGGCGCGCCACGGCCGGCGGACTGCTGCCGGATTCATGGCTTGCCGCGGCGGTTTGAGTGCTGTTAAACCCTCCGCGCATCAAACACCACATGGACCCGGCCAAAACTCCTGCGCGCAATCCGTGGGCGTGGATTCCTTCGCTCTACTTCGCCGAGGGGCTGCCCTACGTGGTGGTCATGACGGTGTCCGTGATCATGTTCAAGGGGCTGGGCCTGTCGAACACGGACGTGGCGCTCTACACGAGCTGGCTTTACCTGCCGTGGGTCATCAAACCGCTGTGGAGTCCGATGGTGGACCTTTTGCGGACGCGCCGCTGGTGGATTTGGTGCATGCAACTGATCATCGGCGCCGGCTTTGCGGGCGTGGCGCTGGCCCTGCCCACGCCGCATTTCGTGCGGGCGTCGCTCGCGTTCCTGTGGCTGCTCGCCTTCAGCTCGGCGACGCACGACATCGCGGCGGATGGCTTTTACATGCTGGCGACCACGGAGCAGGAGCAGGCGTGGTTCGTGGGCATTCGCAGCACGTTTTACCGGGTGGCCACGATCGCCGGCCAGGGGCTGCTGGTAATGCTGGCGGGCCAGTTGCAGGAACACACGGGCAATCCCCGGCTCGGCTGGATGCTGTCCTTCGGGCTGGCGGCGGCGGCATTCGCCGGTTTCGGTTTGTATCACGCCTGGGTTTTGCCGCGGCCGGCGGCGGATGTCCGGGGTGATTTGAGTTCCGCGGGGAAATTCGCCGCCGAATTTGGCCGGACGTTCGTGGCGTTTTTCCAGAAGCCCAAGATTGGCCTGCTGCTGTTGTTTCTGCTGCTTTACCGGTTTGCCGAGGCGCAACTGGTCAAAATGGTGTCGCCGTTCCTGCTCGATGGGCGGGACGTGGGCGGGCTGGGGCTGACCACCACGGAAGTGGGGCTGGTCTATGGCACCGTGGGCGTCATTGCGCTGACGGTGGGCGGCATTCTCGGCGGCGTGGTCGTGGCGCGCCGCGGCTTGAAATTCTGGCTCTGGCCGATGGTGCTGGTGATGCACGTGCCGGATGCAGTGTTTGTTTTTCTCGCCTACGCCCAGCCCACGAACCTGACGCTTATCAGCACCTGCCTGGCGCTGGAACAATTCGGCTATGGCTTCGGGTTCGCGGCCTACATGCTTTACATGATCTACATCGCGCGCGGCCCGCATCAGACGGCGCACTACGCGATTTGCACCGGTTTCATGGCGCTGGGCATGATGCTGCCCGGCATGTGGAGTGGGTGGTTGCAGGATAAACTCGGTTACCCGCACTTCTTTCTGTGGGTCTTGCTGGCGACGCTGCCCGGCTTTGCGGTGACGGCGCTGATTCCGCTGGACCGGGAGTTTGGCCGGCGGGGAAGGGCGGCGGCCAAATGAGCGAATCAGTTGCCGGGTGAATGTATTGCGCGGTCGGAAGGCGCCTTGCGATGGCGCGGACTCCCTGCCACCAAACTCTCTTCAGCCCTGGCAACGTCCCCGCCACCCGCCTTCACTTCTGCACAAAGAGCGCAAGCGAGGCGGTGAAGCCGTGCAGGAAGTTCTTCTCCCCAATCGGGCCGATCTCGCCGTTGCAGAAGAAGCCCGTCAAGCCAGTCGGGCCGAGCTGTTCCTGCACCATCGCGGCGTCGTGATTCGGCCGGCCGAAGAGATTTTGACCGCGGCCGTTGCACGAGCACAGACAGGCGCCGTAAAGCGTTTTGCCGGCCAGCGCGCGGTGGGCGCGGTGCAGCAGTTCAATCATGTCCTCATTGGCCGCCTCCGCGTCGCGCCGTTGGAACTGGATGGTCTGACCGGGCCGGGGCAGGGCGCCGACCGCAATGGCACCGGTCTTGGGATCCGCACCCAGCAGGTTGCGAATCAGGAAATCCCCACGATGAAAGTCTTCCAGGTATTCATTGACGACGAGGCCGATGAACAGGTTGCCGCGTGCCTTTTTTTGTTCCGTTTCCGTGAGGTTCTGCACCGTCTCGGCCAGCACCTCGTAAGCCGGGCGATTCCCGATCTGCTGGATGAAGTTGCGGTCCACGCGGGTCAAGGTCCACGTCTCGCCAATGGGCGTGCAACCTTGCGAAAGCACGCTGGCCAGCCGGACCTCGCCGCCGACCGAGAGCGCCACGCCGCCGTCCTCGAACACGTCGCCGTTCAGATAGACCTGCGTCAGGTGCTCGTTGAAATCCCCGCTGGAAAGCCCGCCCAGCACCGGGGCGGGTGCATAGGCGGCGTTCCACGAGCGAAGCCAGCCTTCGGCGTCGATGTGGAACGGGTCCACAAACGCCAGCCAGCCGTTGGTTTCCTCGGCGGTGACGCCGCTTTCCATGTGCCAATAACCGGGACCGGTGGCTTCCTCCAGTTGTTCCTGGGTGAAGCGGGCGGTTTTCAGTTCGGCGCCCGGCAACGAGTAGAGTCCGAGCGCGAGGCCGGCGTTTTCCTCGATCTCCTCGCCGCCGACGATCAAGCCCTCGCTGGAACAGCCGAGCAAGGTGGGAATCTGGGCGTGCACGCGCAGGATTTCGAGCACCTGCCGGGCGTGCGGGAAAAACTTGGGCGTCATGAACACCAGGCCCAGCGAGACCTGCCCGCCGGGGAGCTGATGGCGTAACGCCTCGGCCCATTGTTGCAGGCCGGTTTCCTCAAACCCGCCGCTCCAGTGCGCCGCTACGGAATAAGTGCTGTTCACCCCGCCAACTTACGGTGGCAGCCGCCAATTTCAATCGCAGAGCGCCAAAACGCGCGCCG
Coding sequences:
- a CDS encoding LemA family protein; translated protein: MKKLVIALGIVLGLIVLLVMVAFGSYNRLVRLQTATDAQWAQVQNVYQRRADLIPNLVATVSGAANFEKSTITEVTAARASVGQVKIDASKAPTDAATLAQFDRAQQGLSSALSRLLVVAERYPDLKATANFRDLQAQLEGTENRISVERGRFNEAVQTYNATIKSAPTVFYAGALGFKERPFFTATTGAETPPKVNFDFNQPATTPAK
- a CDS encoding FIST N-terminal domain-containing protein, with amino-acid sequence MNSTYSVAAHWSGGFEETGLQQWAEALRHQLPGGQVSLGLVFMTPKFFPHARQVLEILRVHAQIPTLLGCSSEGLIVGGEEIEENAGLALGLYSLPGAELKTARFTQEQLEEATGPGYWHMESGVTAEETNGWLAFVDPFHIDAEGWLRSWNAAYAPAPVLGGLSSGDFNEHLTQVYLNGDVFEDGGVALSVGGEVRLASVLSQGCTPIGETWTLTRVDRNFIQQIGNRPAYEVLAETVQNLTETEQKKARGNLFIGLVVNEYLEDFHRGDFLIRNLLGADPKTGAIAVGALPRPGQTIQFQRRDAEAANEDMIELLHRAHRALAGKTLYGACLCSCNGRGQNLFGRPNHDAAMVQEQLGPTGLTGFFCNGEIGPIGEKNFLHGFTASLALFVQK
- a CDS encoding MFS transporter yields the protein MDPAKTPARNPWAWIPSLYFAEGLPYVVVMTVSVIMFKGLGLSNTDVALYTSWLYLPWVIKPLWSPMVDLLRTRRWWIWCMQLIIGAGFAGVALALPTPHFVRASLAFLWLLAFSSATHDIAADGFYMLATTEQEQAWFVGIRSTFYRVATIAGQGLLVMLAGQLQEHTGNPRLGWMLSFGLAAAAFAGFGLYHAWVLPRPAADVRGDLSSAGKFAAEFGRTFVAFFQKPKIGLLLLFLLLYRFAEAQLVKMVSPFLLDGRDVGGLGLTTTEVGLVYGTVGVIALTVGGILGGVVVARRGLKFWLWPMVLVMHVPDAVFVFLAYAQPTNLTLISTCLALEQFGYGFGFAAYMLYMIYIARGPHQTAHYAICTGFMALGMMLPGMWSGWLQDKLGYPHFFLWVLLATLPGFAVTALIPLDREFGRRGRAAAK